A single genomic interval of Spirosoma linguale DSM 74 harbors:
- a CDS encoding DNA topoisomerase (KEGG: mpo:Mpop_1929 putative DNA topoisomerase I), whose amino-acid sequence MDLLELTHDPAEAARAARLIYMSDTMPGIKRQRIGDEFRYFDHKGNEVDAPEILTRIRSLILPPAWENVWISPKVNGHLQATGIDTKNRKQYRYHPKWNAIRSQTKFFRMVAFGEALPLLRERLAKDLKTSELTREKVIAIALSVMEQTLIRVGNAAYEKEYGSYGLTTLKDRHVKMEGTEVRFSFKGKKGIYHDITLHDRRLSRLVKACRDIPGKELFQYIDENGDRHPIDSGMVNSYLHETMGDEFSAKDFRTWAGTVNALRLLAELEPCETEKELKKNVNTVLDEVSHKLGNTRTVCRKHYVHPQILEAYECQDLNPYIKQKARFKQTSPYGLDGIEKLLLKFLKDEIKTVVKSPAAKKLVA is encoded by the coding sequence GTGGATTTACTTGAATTAACACACGACCCTGCCGAAGCAGCCCGGGCCGCCCGACTGATTTACATGAGCGATACAATGCCGGGGATCAAACGCCAGCGTATTGGTGACGAATTCAGGTACTTCGACCACAAGGGCAATGAAGTAGACGCACCCGAGATCCTGACCCGTATTCGTAGCCTCATCCTGCCACCTGCCTGGGAAAATGTCTGGATAAGTCCTAAAGTAAACGGGCACTTACAGGCCACGGGAATCGACACCAAAAACCGCAAGCAATACCGCTATCACCCGAAATGGAATGCCATTCGGAGCCAGACGAAGTTTTTTCGGATGGTGGCCTTTGGCGAAGCCCTTCCCCTGCTGCGCGAACGTTTAGCCAAAGACTTAAAAACGAGCGAGCTGACCCGGGAGAAAGTGATTGCCATTGCGCTCAGTGTTATGGAACAAACCCTGATCCGGGTGGGCAACGCGGCCTATGAGAAAGAATATGGCTCTTATGGTCTGACGACGCTGAAAGACAGGCACGTAAAAATGGAAGGCACCGAGGTCCGGTTCAGCTTTAAGGGTAAAAAAGGTATTTATCACGATATAACCCTACACGACCGTCGGCTCTCTCGACTGGTAAAGGCTTGTCGCGACATTCCCGGCAAAGAACTGTTTCAGTATATTGACGAAAACGGCGACCGCCACCCTATTGACTCAGGAATGGTAAATAGTTATCTGCATGAAACTATGGGCGACGAGTTTTCGGCAAAAGATTTCCGTACCTGGGCCGGTACAGTAAACGCGCTCCGGCTTCTGGCCGAGTTGGAACCCTGCGAAACGGAAAAAGAGCTAAAGAAAAATGTGAACACGGTTCTGGACGAGGTCTCTCACAAGCTAGGAAACACGCGCACCGTTTGCCGAAAGCATTATGTACATCCGCAGATTCTGGAGGCTTACGAATGCCAGGATTTAAACCCGTACATCAAGCAGAAAGCACGCTTTAAGCAAACCAGCCCTTATGGACTGGATGGTATTGAGAAATTACTGCTGAAATTTTTAAAAGACGAGATCAAAACCGTGGTGAAGAGCCCGGCAGCCAAAAAGTTGGTTGCTTAG
- a CDS encoding hypothetical protein (KEGG: kpe:KPK_0841 serine transporter family protein), whose product MVTFFLLSLSRPVSFKKLGKSSRNFVNYVMIFSHILSGSILAGAGVGVFWHFFGRISLFNRLLWGFFLLTTSVAALIGVALFAGNKSLEPLHRSMIVLSDTLGVVCVVTAVYALLNQRTLTLISFVTTVLFGLFLFISLLLPEVRVFTPIVPSMGILVLMLLAVFSLLQRNKRGLWVVMAAMMMGLATKADSFNSLIHPTDFYHYATTLALWFFGKASDWRAGTR is encoded by the coding sequence ATGGTCACCTTCTTTCTTCTTTCGTTGAGTAGGCCTGTATCTTTTAAAAAGTTGGGCAAAAGTAGCCGAAACTTCGTAAATTACGTGATGATTTTTTCGCACATCCTTTCCGGCTCCATTTTAGCCGGGGCGGGCGTCGGGGTGTTCTGGCACTTTTTTGGACGCATTTCCCTCTTTAACCGACTTTTATGGGGGTTCTTTTTGTTGACAACGTCAGTAGCGGCCCTTATTGGCGTAGCCCTTTTCGCTGGTAATAAATCGCTGGAACCGCTTCACCGGTCCATGATCGTCTTGTCTGATACACTGGGGGTTGTGTGCGTGGTCACGGCGGTTTATGCACTGCTGAATCAGCGGACACTTACCCTGATTTCCTTCGTAACGACGGTTCTGTTCGGCCTGTTTCTTTTTATTTCTCTTCTTCTGCCCGAGGTGCGCGTTTTTACGCCCATTGTACCGTCAATGGGAATTTTGGTCTTGATGCTATTAGCCGTTTTTTCGTTACTCCAGCGAAACAAACGGGGCCTCTGGGTTGTCATGGCCGCCATGATGATGGGATTGGCCACCAAAGCCGACTCGTTCAACAGCCTGATTCACCCAACGGATTTCTACCACTACGCCACTACCCTTGCTCTCTGGTTTTTCGGGAAAGCTTCCGACTGGCGCGCCGGTACCCGATAA
- a CDS encoding putative membrane protein (TIGRFAM: putative membrane protein), translating into MIRTFYVFAFLLLTIATQNAFAQGDPQLSLYMYNPLYYNPAAAGSEGVSRMQITHRTQYFGYQTMGTGDGSAAQSTQVLSFNMPLAKIKSGIGIYAMNDKYGPSINQSVQVSYAYRMTLKNGTLALGVQAGMFNRGFDFDQFRPGDPGDPLLTTGRINQFKPDIGAGIYYNTTDYWLGVSMTHLNGATYSYLADRSTDVANRKAYLTAGYRLGIGYNIDVQPSVLVQYSTAEGIKGSNATVNLVATYDNRIWGGVGYRLKDAVMVTAGINLMRNNALRLGYALDITAGGTQVKSPTSHEILLSYALPAPDVRRKPIIRTPRFRY; encoded by the coding sequence ATGATTCGCACATTCTACGTTTTTGCTTTTTTACTACTGACGATTGCAACGCAAAACGCCTTTGCTCAGGGGGATCCGCAACTCAGCCTGTATATGTACAATCCGCTCTATTACAACCCGGCAGCAGCAGGGTCGGAGGGGGTATCCCGAATGCAAATCACGCATAGAACACAGTATTTTGGGTATCAGACAATGGGTACCGGCGATGGAAGCGCTGCTCAAAGCACACAGGTTCTGTCGTTTAATATGCCACTGGCTAAAATCAAGAGCGGGATTGGAATTTATGCCATGAACGATAAATACGGGCCATCGATAAATCAGTCGGTACAGGTTTCGTACGCCTATAGAATGACATTGAAAAACGGAACGCTCGCTTTAGGCGTACAGGCAGGCATGTTTAATCGGGGATTCGATTTTGATCAGTTTCGCCCCGGCGATCCCGGTGATCCATTATTGACGACTGGCCGTATCAATCAATTTAAGCCTGACATTGGCGCTGGCATTTATTATAACACAACGGATTACTGGTTGGGGGTAAGTATGACGCACTTAAACGGTGCCACCTATAGTTACCTCGCCGACCGTTCTACCGATGTGGCTAACAGAAAGGCTTACCTGACCGCAGGATATAGGCTTGGTATCGGGTACAACATTGACGTTCAGCCGTCCGTTTTAGTGCAGTACAGCACAGCCGAAGGTATCAAAGGTTCAAACGCCACGGTTAATCTGGTGGCTACCTACGACAATCGTATATGGGGCGGAGTAGGCTATCGATTAAAAGACGCGGTTATGGTTACTGCCGGGATCAACCTGATGCGTAACAACGCGCTGCGTCTGGGATATGCTCTGGATATAACAGCAGGAGGCACACAGGTAAAAAGCCCAACATCGCACGAAATCTTGTTATCGTATGCGTTGCCTGCCCCCGACGTTCGCCGGAAGCCAATCATCAGAACACCACGTTTCAGGTACTGA
- a CDS encoding gliding motility-associated protein GldL (TIGRFAM: gliding motility-associated protein GldL~KEGG: hypothetical protein): protein MAAAKSSSFFWDRLVPTIYSAGAAVVIAGAWAKITHNEQFGWLLTAGLLTEVVIFALYAVQSFTMPAATDDGYAWERVYPELADDYKGEARKPNPQANGLTGNLDQMLAQAKVTPDVFERLGSGFRNLNDTVSKLTDLTDATVATNDYARNVKSAASSISEMNKSYGTAITAMNSMADATTDAKDYRDQFQKVTKNMGALNAVYELELQDTNKHLKAMNAFYGSLTAAMENMSDASRDTQQFKNELAKLTGNLASLNNVYGSMLTAMRGNGK from the coding sequence ATGGCAGCAGCAAAGTCCTCAAGTTTCTTTTGGGATCGTTTAGTACCAACTATTTATAGTGCCGGAGCCGCCGTCGTAATTGCCGGAGCCTGGGCTAAGATTACACACAATGAACAATTCGGCTGGTTATTGACAGCCGGTTTATTAACAGAAGTTGTCATTTTTGCTTTATACGCCGTTCAAAGCTTTACCATGCCCGCTGCAACGGACGATGGATACGCCTGGGAACGGGTTTACCCTGAACTGGCAGACGATTATAAAGGCGAGGCCCGCAAACCGAACCCACAGGCGAATGGCCTGACTGGGAATCTGGATCAAATGCTGGCTCAGGCTAAGGTTACCCCGGACGTTTTTGAGCGTTTAGGCTCTGGCTTCCGTAACCTGAATGATACGGTTTCCAAGCTCACCGACCTGACCGACGCTACAGTAGCTACGAACGATTATGCTCGTAATGTGAAATCGGCGGCAAGCTCGATCAGTGAAATGAATAAATCGTATGGTACGGCGATTACAGCCATGAATTCAATGGCCGATGCGACAACCGATGCCAAAGATTACCGTGATCAGTTTCAGAAAGTTACCAAAAATATGGGTGCTCTGAACGCTGTGTATGAACTGGAGTTACAGGATACAAACAAGCATCTGAAAGCCATGAATGCATTCTATGGCAGCCTGACGGCCGCTATGGAAAACATGAGTGATGCCAGCCGCGATACCCAGCAATTCAAAAACGAGCTGGCTAAACTGACCGGTAATTTAGCTTCCCTCAACAACGTATATGGTAGTATGTTGACTGCCATGCGGGGTAATGGTAAGTAA
- a CDS encoding Amidohydrolase 3 (PFAM: Amidohydrolase 3~KEGG: ilo:IL1207 metal-dependent amidohydrolase with the TIM-barrel fold): MNRLVLLIPVLLTLLSGCSSKKKADLLVTNAHIYTADSTFSVADAFVVKDGKFIAVGPASTLTNEYEADSTADLGGQPVYPGLYDPHAHFLGLGQVLNQADLVGTTSYDDLLERLKAFRKQHPDALWLTGRGWDQNDWPEKTFPTKEKLDAAFPDVPVALMRVDGHALFVNSKALRLAQVTAGSKMPGGEIILANGQPTGILVDNAMQLIKRVIPQPDLADKAKMLLAAEKVCVSLGLTSISDAGISPDEINLIDSLHKTNKLKIRDYAMVSLGEPNLNYFLKRGPFQTDRLTVRSFKLYADGALGSRGACLRKPYSDRPETGGFLLLSPSELERVSKLLYDSKFQANTHCIGDSANHLMLDIYGKLLKGKNDRRWRIEHAQVVSADDFWKFGRYSIIPSVQPTHATSDMYWATERLGPVRVKGAYAFKDLMKQNNVIAFGSDFPVEAVNPLFGFHSAVARQDAKNFPKGGYQMENAVDRKSALLAMTRWAAYACFEDHLRGSIAPGKQADFVILDRDIMTAPAPELRTTKVKQTWIGGERVF, from the coding sequence ATGAACCGACTCGTACTGCTGATTCCTGTACTATTAACCCTGCTTTCCGGCTGTTCGTCTAAGAAAAAAGCCGATCTGCTCGTCACCAACGCCCACATTTATACCGCCGATTCGACCTTCTCTGTTGCCGATGCCTTCGTGGTTAAAGATGGTAAATTTATTGCCGTTGGCCCGGCTTCTACCCTAACCAACGAATACGAAGCCGACAGTACAGCCGATCTTGGCGGTCAGCCGGTGTACCCCGGCCTGTACGACCCACACGCCCACTTTCTAGGGTTGGGTCAGGTACTTAACCAGGCCGATCTGGTAGGTACCACGTCCTACGATGACCTGCTCGAACGCCTGAAAGCCTTCCGGAAACAGCACCCCGATGCCCTCTGGCTCACTGGTCGGGGCTGGGACCAGAACGACTGGCCCGAAAAAACATTTCCGACCAAAGAGAAACTGGACGCGGCTTTCCCCGATGTGCCGGTGGCTCTGATGCGGGTAGATGGCCATGCCCTGTTCGTCAATTCGAAGGCGCTTCGACTGGCGCAGGTAACGGCGGGCTCCAAAATGCCGGGTGGCGAAATTATTCTTGCCAATGGACAGCCAACCGGAATCCTGGTCGATAACGCCATGCAGTTGATCAAACGGGTAATTCCCCAGCCCGACCTGGCTGATAAAGCGAAGATGCTACTCGCGGCCGAAAAGGTTTGTGTCTCGCTCGGCCTGACAAGCATCTCCGACGCCGGTATTAGTCCCGATGAAATCAACCTGATTGACAGCCTGCACAAAACGAACAAATTGAAAATCAGAGATTACGCAATGGTTAGCCTGGGCGAGCCAAACCTGAATTATTTTCTGAAACGAGGCCCTTTCCAAACCGACCGGCTGACGGTTCGTTCGTTTAAACTCTATGCCGATGGCGCACTGGGTTCGCGGGGTGCCTGCCTCCGGAAACCGTACAGCGACCGGCCCGAAACCGGCGGTTTTCTGCTGCTTAGTCCCTCGGAACTGGAGCGGGTTAGTAAATTGCTGTACGATTCTAAATTTCAGGCCAACACACACTGCATCGGCGATTCGGCAAACCACCTCATGCTCGACATTTACGGGAAGCTGCTGAAAGGCAAAAACGACCGGCGCTGGCGTATTGAACACGCTCAGGTTGTATCGGCCGATGATTTCTGGAAGTTTGGGCGGTATTCGATCATTCCATCCGTTCAGCCCACGCACGCTACCTCAGACATGTACTGGGCCACCGAACGACTGGGACCGGTTCGGGTGAAAGGTGCCTATGCGTTCAAGGATTTGATGAAACAGAATAACGTGATTGCCTTTGGCAGCGATTTTCCGGTAGAAGCGGTGAATCCACTGTTCGGATTTCACTCGGCGGTGGCCCGGCAGGATGCGAAAAACTTCCCCAAAGGCGGTTACCAGATGGAAAACGCCGTTGACCGGAAGTCGGCTCTGCTGGCGATGACGCGCTGGGCGGCTTATGCCTGTTTTGAAGACCATCTGCGCGGCAGTATCGCGCCCGGCAAGCAAGCTGATTTTGTTATTCTGGACCGTGACATCATGACTGCCCCCGCTCCCGAGCTACGGACGACAAAAGTGAAGCAAACCTGGATTGGTGGCGAACGGGTCTTTTAA
- a CDS encoding protein of unknown function DUF323 (PFAM: protein of unknown function DUF323~KEGG: GD13538 gene product from transcript GD13538- RA), which yields MKYNWLTVNATRVVTVAAVVLLLQGCGFLKSKFGGKGGNGGEVGVTNGEITATGRKGWKQPTPFGMVLVPSGSFIMGQADEDVAATQINMNRQVTISSFYMDDAEISNHEYRQYVNALLADSVSTLGEEEIMSKYYPDTTVWKNDFTYHNGDPMLEHYYAHPAFDTYPVVGVSWVAAKHFCKWRTNTLDDFRTKDGGYRSFGFRLPSEAEWEWAARGGKNGAKYPWGNPYVANGKGCYLANFKPQRGNFDADGYPYTAPATAYNPNDYGLYNMAGNVAEWCRDAYADNTNAIVWDMNPDNQNADEPRKVVRGGSWKDIAYYLETGTRYYEFEDQKRSYIGFRCVMDNLEGRTASGRVGGGKSKSKSASTKKASAKKA from the coding sequence ATGAAGTATAACTGGTTAACAGTCAACGCAACCCGGGTAGTGACGGTCGCAGCAGTAGTACTGCTTTTGCAAGGTTGTGGATTTCTGAAGTCAAAATTTGGCGGTAAAGGTGGTAATGGGGGTGAAGTAGGCGTTACGAATGGTGAGATTACCGCTACCGGACGTAAAGGCTGGAAACAACCAACTCCCTTTGGCATGGTGCTGGTACCGTCAGGTTCATTTATTATGGGACAGGCTGACGAAGATGTAGCCGCTACCCAGATTAATATGAACCGGCAGGTAACGATTAGTTCGTTCTACATGGACGATGCTGAAATATCTAACCATGAGTATCGTCAGTATGTAAATGCCTTGCTCGCCGACTCCGTTTCGACGTTGGGAGAGGAGGAAATTATGTCTAAATATTATCCTGATACAACTGTCTGGAAAAACGACTTTACTTACCACAATGGTGATCCGATGCTGGAACACTATTATGCACACCCTGCCTTTGATACATATCCGGTTGTTGGTGTAAGCTGGGTGGCAGCTAAGCATTTTTGTAAGTGGCGTACGAACACGCTAGACGATTTCCGGACGAAAGACGGAGGGTACAGATCGTTCGGCTTCCGGCTTCCTTCCGAAGCTGAATGGGAGTGGGCGGCACGAGGTGGTAAAAACGGAGCCAAGTATCCCTGGGGTAACCCATACGTAGCAAACGGTAAAGGTTGCTATCTGGCAAACTTCAAACCCCAGCGTGGTAACTTCGATGCGGATGGCTACCCATATACAGCCCCGGCAACGGCTTATAACCCCAACGATTACGGTCTGTATAACATGGCCGGCAACGTAGCGGAGTGGTGCCGCGATGCATACGCCGATAATACCAATGCCATCGTGTGGGACATGAACCCAGACAACCAGAATGCTGATGAGCCTCGTAAGGTGGTTCGGGGCGGGTCCTGGAAAGATATTGCGTACTATCTCGAAACAGGTACTCGTTATTACGAATTTGAAGATCAAAAGCGTTCCTATATTGGATTCCGCTGCGTAATGGATAATCTGGAAGGTCGGACTGCGTCGGGTCGTGTTGGAGGGGGTAAGAGCAAAAGTAAAAGCGCCAGTACCAAGAAAGCATCAGCCAAGAAGGCATAA
- a CDS encoding protein of unknown function DUF421 (PFAM: protein of unknown function DUF421~KEGG: yen:YE1536 putative inner membrane protein) produces MSEPVQPFDWGRMFIHDLPWTYLGEVAFRTAFMFVILLTALTVSGKREVRQLSIYELVLVIGLGSAAGDPMFYDDVPMASAVVVFIVMMSCYKLATYISDRNKTVRQVLEGKAVYVVENGCILTENFDREDLGLEELFSDLRVEGIEHLGQVRVAILEPNGQLSIFQYKPDEVKFGLPILPNELKKDTEQIEESGKYACCNCGYVESFTAPAGLENCRRCNQTKWVKAVH; encoded by the coding sequence ATGTCAGAACCTGTTCAGCCCTTCGACTGGGGGCGAATGTTTATCCACGACCTGCCGTGGACGTATCTCGGCGAAGTAGCCTTCCGAACAGCGTTTATGTTTGTTATTCTGTTAACTGCTCTGACAGTATCAGGAAAGCGGGAAGTACGGCAGCTATCAATTTACGAACTCGTTCTGGTTATTGGTCTGGGCTCCGCAGCGGGCGACCCCATGTTTTATGATGACGTTCCAATGGCTTCGGCGGTTGTTGTATTCATCGTCATGATGAGCTGCTACAAACTCGCCACCTACATCAGTGACCGGAACAAAACTGTTCGCCAGGTGCTGGAAGGCAAAGCTGTCTATGTTGTCGAAAATGGCTGCATTCTTACCGAAAATTTTGACCGGGAAGATTTAGGGCTCGAAGAGCTGTTCTCCGACTTACGCGTTGAGGGTATCGAACATCTGGGACAGGTACGTGTCGCCATTTTAGAACCCAATGGGCAACTTAGTATTTTTCAATACAAGCCCGATGAAGTCAAATTTGGACTTCCCATTTTGCCCAATGAACTGAAAAAGGACACTGAGCAAATTGAGGAGTCAGGTAAATATGCCTGTTGCAACTGTGGATATGTGGAATCGTTTACCGCACCTGCCGGTCTGGAAAACTGCCGCCGATGCAATCAGACAAAGTGGGTAAAAGCCGTACACTAA
- a CDS encoding outer membrane efflux protein (PFAM: outer membrane efflux protein~KEGG: afr:AFE_3265 outer membrane efflux protein), whose translation MKLSSWIFFTCISFSALAQQTPNAIQRAQQRTFTVATIPQPGEVLTLQQAIAQSIEKNYQIQINRSQEDIARNNFTKGNAGYLPVLTFNGNSNGGIQNFRQTFIDNIRPPQEAHGIFNRTSNLGVNLNYTVFNGYARSTLYNQLDQLVKIGTVNTRANVEATVASIATSYYDVVRQLQRLIAFSQALDISRERLELARANYEVGTRSKVDFLSAQVDYNTDSAALISQEQALRNAKTLLNSQLIRDPQAEFAVRDTIIVRPTLQLESLQQSLSTNNPLLAAAVLNRTIADLNVRLANAAQLPLVSATTGYNYQFQDNQGGFGVATGRTGALTYNITATIPIFNGYNLKRQIQNARVNTIIAQNQESNQRLQLQLALVQTYQAYQTSIRLLNLEVQNNLLANQNVDIAYDRYRIGNSTFVEFRDVQRNAINAQTRLIEAEFNAKAAEIELLRLSSTITQELGQ comes from the coding sequence ATGAAGCTCAGTAGCTGGATATTTTTTACCTGTATCTCCTTTTCTGCCCTCGCTCAACAAACTCCCAATGCTATTCAACGTGCTCAGCAACGAACCTTTACGGTAGCTACAATTCCGCAGCCCGGCGAAGTGCTAACGTTGCAACAGGCTATTGCTCAATCTATTGAGAAGAATTATCAGATTCAGATCAATCGTTCGCAGGAAGACATCGCCCGAAATAACTTTACCAAAGGCAATGCCGGTTATCTTCCTGTGTTGACCTTTAATGGTAACTCAAACGGAGGTATACAGAATTTCCGTCAGACATTCATTGATAACATTCGACCTCCTCAGGAAGCGCACGGTATCTTCAACCGAACCTCTAATTTGGGTGTTAACCTGAATTACACCGTTTTTAATGGCTATGCCCGCTCCACATTATACAATCAGTTAGACCAGCTGGTAAAAATTGGGACGGTAAATACACGGGCTAACGTCGAGGCTACCGTTGCTAGTATAGCCACCAGTTATTACGATGTTGTCCGGCAGCTGCAGCGCCTGATCGCCTTCAGTCAGGCACTCGACATTTCGCGCGAACGGCTCGAACTGGCGCGGGCCAACTACGAGGTCGGCACGCGCTCTAAAGTTGACTTCCTGAGTGCTCAGGTCGACTATAACACCGACAGCGCTGCCCTGATTTCGCAGGAACAGGCTCTTCGTAATGCCAAGACCTTACTGAATTCGCAACTCATCCGCGATCCGCAGGCTGAATTTGCCGTACGCGATACGATCATCGTTCGGCCAACGCTTCAACTGGAATCACTGCAGCAATCGCTGAGCACCAACAACCCGTTATTGGCGGCTGCCGTACTGAACCGGACCATCGCGGATCTAAATGTTCGACTGGCCAATGCGGCTCAGTTACCGCTTGTGTCGGCTACGACGGGTTATAACTACCAATTTCAGGATAACCAGGGTGGTTTTGGGGTAGCGACCGGCCGTACCGGAGCACTCACCTATAACATAACGGCCACCATACCCATTTTTAACGGCTACAACCTGAAACGCCAGATTCAGAACGCCCGGGTGAATACCATAATCGCACAGAATCAGGAGAGCAATCAGCGGCTTCAGTTGCAGCTGGCATTGGTGCAGACGTATCAGGCCTATCAGACGAGCATTCGCCTGCTGAACCTCGAAGTGCAGAATAACCTGCTGGCTAATCAGAACGTCGACATTGCGTATGATCGCTATCGGATTGGGAACTCTACATTCGTGGAATTTCGTGATGTACAGCGAAATGCCATTAACGCCCAAACCCGTCTGATCGAGGCTGAATTCAATGCTAAAGCGGCCGAGATCGAATTACTCCGTCTGAGCAGCACCATTACCCAGGAGTTAGGGCAGTAA
- a CDS encoding succinyl-CoA synthetase, alpha subunit (TIGRFAM: succinyl-CoA synthetase, alpha subunit~PFAM: CoA-binding domain protein; ATP-citrate lyase/succinyl-CoA ligase~KEGG: nis:NIS_0839 succinyl-CoA synthase, alpha subunit), with protein sequence MSVLVNKDSKVIVQGFTGSEGSFHAQQMIEYGTNVVGGVTPGKGGQTHLDRPVFNTVQQAVDQAGANVSIIFVPPAFAADAIMEAAEAGIKVIICITEGIPTEDMVAVKNYLSDKDVRLIGPNCPGVMTADECKVGIMPGFIFTKGTIGIVSKSGTLTYEAVDQLTKAGLGQSTAIGIGGDPIIGTTTKEAVELLMNDPDTEAIVMIGEIGGGMEAEAARWIKADGNRKPVVGFIAGQTAPKGRRMGHAGAIVGGADDTAAAKMAIMRECGIHVVESPALIGDTMLKALGK encoded by the coding sequence ATGAGTGTTTTAGTTAACAAAGACTCCAAAGTTATCGTCCAGGGCTTTACCGGCTCGGAAGGCAGTTTTCATGCCCAGCAGATGATCGAATACGGCACCAACGTCGTTGGGGGCGTAACGCCTGGCAAAGGTGGTCAAACCCACCTCGACCGGCCCGTATTTAACACCGTTCAGCAAGCTGTTGACCAGGCCGGGGCCAATGTCTCTATTATCTTTGTTCCGCCCGCTTTCGCTGCCGATGCAATCATGGAAGCAGCCGAAGCCGGTATCAAAGTTATTATCTGCATTACCGAAGGTATTCCAACGGAAGACATGGTAGCCGTAAAAAACTACCTTTCCGACAAAGATGTTCGCCTGATTGGTCCTAACTGCCCCGGTGTAATGACCGCCGATGAATGCAAAGTAGGTATCATGCCAGGTTTCATCTTTACCAAAGGAACCATCGGTATTGTATCTAAGTCAGGGACATTGACTTATGAAGCCGTTGACCAACTTACAAAAGCCGGTTTGGGCCAGTCGACAGCCATTGGTATCGGGGGTGACCCGATCATTGGTACCACAACCAAAGAGGCTGTTGAACTACTCATGAACGATCCGGATACGGAAGCGATTGTGATGATTGGTGAAATTGGTGGAGGTATGGAAGCCGAAGCCGCCCGCTGGATCAAAGCCGATGGGAACCGTAAACCCGTTGTTGGGTTCATTGCCGGTCAAACAGCCCCCAAAGGTCGCCGGATGGGCCACGCCGGTGCTATCGTTGGTGGTGCGGATGATACTGCAGCGGCCAAAATGGCTATCATGCGTGAATGTGGTATTCACGTCGTTGAATCTCCAGCGCTTATTGGCGATACTATGCTGAAAGCATTAGGAAAATAA
- a CDS encoding Uroporphyrinogen III synthase HEM4 (PFAM: Uroporphyrinogen III synthase HEM4~KEGG: AGAP008064-PA ; K01719 uroporphyrinogen-III synthase) codes for MNETSMQSTENRLTKVNRLLVTQSRPADEKSPYFDLVSKYNLQIDFRPFIQIQGESFKDFRRQKINILAHTAIIFTSRNAIDHFFRICQEGRIEVPADMKYFCISEQTANYLQKYIVIRKRKIFNGTKTATELFDLIKKHKNEKFLFPCSNIRRNDIPEFMDTSGLHFTEAVMYDTVPTDLSDLDIESYDIIAFFSPSGVSSLMSNFPNFNQNGTRLAAFGPTTAKAIVEAGLTLDIEAPLPNAPSMTGALDLYLKKANNL; via the coding sequence ATGAACGAAACAAGCATGCAATCCACAGAAAACCGGCTCACGAAAGTAAACCGGCTGTTAGTGACTCAATCCCGACCCGCCGACGAAAAATCTCCTTATTTTGATTTAGTTAGCAAGTATAATCTTCAGATTGACTTTCGCCCGTTCATTCAGATACAGGGAGAATCATTCAAGGATTTTCGGCGTCAGAAGATAAATATCCTGGCACACACGGCTATCATTTTTACCAGTCGGAATGCCATCGATCATTTTTTTCGGATTTGCCAGGAAGGTCGAATTGAGGTGCCAGCTGATATGAAGTACTTCTGTATTTCGGAGCAGACAGCTAATTATCTTCAGAAATACATTGTTATCCGGAAGCGTAAAATCTTCAACGGAACAAAAACAGCAACCGAGCTTTTCGATTTGATCAAGAAGCACAAGAACGAGAAGTTTTTGTTCCCCTGTTCCAATATTCGCCGGAATGATATTCCAGAGTTTATGGATACCAGCGGCCTTCACTTCACCGAGGCAGTTATGTACGATACGGTACCGACTGACTTATCGGACCTTGACATTGAAAGTTATGATATCATAGCTTTTTTCAGTCCTTCGGGCGTTAGTTCGTTAATGAGCAATTTCCCCAACTTTAATCAGAACGGGACCCGGCTCGCGGCTTTTGGCCCTACAACGGCCAAAGCCATTGTGGAAGCTGGTTTAACACTCGATATTGAAGCCCCCTTGCCCAATGCACCGTCTATGACGGGTGCTTTGGACCTGTATTTAAAAAAGGCTAACAATTTATAA